One window of Xiphias gladius isolate SHS-SW01 ecotype Sanya breed wild unplaced genomic scaffold, ASM1685928v1 HiC_scaffold_726, whole genome shotgun sequence genomic DNA carries:
- the LOC120787842 gene encoding spermatogenesis-defective protein 39 homolog, giving the protein MPGSNLRTKSCPAAIRSTKTHVNASLPFSPEDSAHVQDHYTLLERQIIIEATDQQAERGGRVEIFQKFPRRASILNMPLITTLYYCCFYHYTESEGTYSSPLNIRQTFRMSEKQYFVTALAARAKLKAWSDVEALFTSRNWLGFTRKKSPLSFHRVVDILQKNSAPTQVLQEYVGLVDDADMRINLAQKHKCHDIVINTYRDLKDRRLLLGYREKVERGSAEERKINGLLDNPQIRWKN; this is encoded by the exons ATGCCAGGTTCGAACTTGCGTACTAAGAGCTGTCCAGCTGCGATCAGATCGaccaagacgcatgttaatgccag tctCCCATTTTCTCCAGAGGACTCAGCTCATGTTCAGGACCACTACACTCTGCTGGAGAGACAGATCATCATCGAG GCAACAGACCAGCAGGCTGAGCGTGGAGGGAGGGTGGAAATCTTCCAGAAGTTTCCCAGAAGAGCTTCGATCCTCAACATGCCGTTAATCACAACTCTGTACTACTGCTGCTTCTACCACTACACCGAGTCTGAG GGAACTTACAGCAGCCCGTTGAACATCCGTCAGACCTTCAGG ATGTCAGAGAAGCAATACTTTGTGACGGCGTTGGCGGCGAGGGCAAAGCTAAAGGCGTGGTCAGACGTAGAGGCTCTGTTCACCAGCAGGAACTGGCTCGGCTTCACCAGGAAGAAATCACCTCTCAGCTTCCATCGAGTCGTCGACATCCTGCAGAAAAACTCCGCCCCGACACAG GTGCTGCAGGAGTACGTGGGGCTGGTCGATGATGCGGACATGAGGATCAATCTGGCTCAGAAACATAAATGTCACGACATTGTCATCAAC ACGTACCGGGACTTGAAGGACCGGCGGCTGTTGCTAGGATACCGGGAGAAGGTGGAGAGGGGatcagcagaggagaggaagatcAACGGGCTGCTTGACAACCcg cAAATCCGGTGGAAGAACTGA